CGCTGCTGGAACTCGATGCCGGCGTCCAGATCCCGACGGTCGGCGCGGCCGCCGACGCGCTCGTGGTCGTGGATCGCGCAGGCATCGAAGCGCTAGGCTAGCGCCATGAATCCTTCCGCTCCCGCGCCGGTCACCGTGCCCGCGCTGTTCGAGGCCCGCGCAGCCGGCCGTCGCCTGACCATGCTCACGGCCTACGACGCCGGCTTCGCCCGGACGCTCGATGCCGCAGGCGTGGATCTGCTGCTGGTCGGCGATTCGCTGGGCATGGTGGTGCAGGGCCATGGCTCGACCTTGCCGGTGACGGTCGATGACATCGCCTATCACACCGCCTGCGTCGCACGTGCGGTGCGGCGGGCGCTGGTGGTCGCCGATCTGCCGTTCCAGGCCGACGCGACGCCGGAGCGCGCGCTCGATGCCGCGACGCGCCTGCTGCAGGCCGGCGCCGGCATGGTCAAGCTCGAGGGGGCGACAGCGAACAAGTGCGAGGTCGTGCGCTTTCTCGTCGATCGCGAGATCCCGGTCTGCGCGCACCTGGGCCTGACACCGCAGTCGGTGCTGCGTTTCGGCGGCTTCAAGGTGCAGGGTCGCGGCGATACCGCCGCGCAGGCGCTGCGTGACGATGCGCAGGCGATCGTCGCGGCGGGTGCCACGCTGGTCGTGCTCGAAGGTGTGCCGGCCGCGCTGGCCACCGGCATCACCGCCGATTCGCCGGTGCCGACGATCGGCATTGGCGCCGGTCCCGGCTGCGACGGCCAGGTGCTGGTACTGCACGACATGCTCGGCCTGGACAGCGGGCATCGACGTCCGAAGTTCGTGCGCGACTTCCTGGCCGAGGGCGGCTCGGTCTCCGGCGCCGTGCGCGCCTACGTCGCGGCGGTACAGGACGGCAGCTTCCCCGGCCGCGAACATTCCTACAGCTGAGCGCCTGCGCCGGCACGCATACAGAACTCCGATGATCGAAACCGTTGACACCCTGTCCGTGCTGCGCGCGCGGATCCTTGAATGGAAGCGCGCCGGTCTGCGGATCGGTCTGGTGCCGACCATGGGCAACCTGCATGCCGGCCACTTCAGCCTGGTCGAAGCGCTGCGCGCGCGGGTCGATCGCGTGGTCGCCAGCGTGTTCGTCAACCCCACCCAGTTCGGTCCGAACGAGGATTTCGCGCGCTATCCGCGCACGCCCGAGCGCGATGCCGAGGGGCTGGATGCCGCCGGTTGTGATCTGCTGTGGCTGCCGACGGTGGAAGCGATGTATCCGCTCGGACTGCACAACGCGGTCACTGTGCGCGTCCCGGGTGTGTCGGAAATCCTCGACGGGGCCCATCGCCCGGGGCACTTCGATGGCGTGGCCACGGTGGTTGCGCGCCTGCTGAACCAGGTGCAGCCCGATGTCGCCGCGTTCGGCCGCAAGGACTACCAGCAGCTGGCCGTGATCTCGCATCTGGTCACCGACCTGGCGTTCCCGGTCGACTTGTTGCCGGTGGCGATCGCGCGTGAGCCGGACGGTCT
The genomic region above belongs to Luteimonas chenhongjianii and contains:
- the panB gene encoding 3-methyl-2-oxobutanoate hydroxymethyltransferase, with the translated sequence MNPSAPAPVTVPALFEARAAGRRLTMLTAYDAGFARTLDAAGVDLLLVGDSLGMVVQGHGSTLPVTVDDIAYHTACVARAVRRALVVADLPFQADATPERALDAATRLLQAGAGMVKLEGATANKCEVVRFLVDREIPVCAHLGLTPQSVLRFGGFKVQGRGDTAAQALRDDAQAIVAAGATLVVLEGVPAALATGITADSPVPTIGIGAGPGCDGQVLVLHDMLGLDSGHRRPKFVRDFLAEGGSVSGAVRAYVAAVQDGSFPGREHSYS
- the panC gene encoding pantoate--beta-alanine ligase, which encodes MIETVDTLSVLRARILEWKRAGLRIGLVPTMGNLHAGHFSLVEALRARVDRVVASVFVNPTQFGPNEDFARYPRTPERDAEGLDAAGCDLLWLPTVEAMYPLGLHNAVTVRVPGVSEILDGAHRPGHFDGVATVVARLLNQVQPDVAAFGRKDYQQLAVISHLVTDLAFPVDLLPVAIAREPDGLAMSSRNQYLDTASRARAPALYRSLLALAQAMRSGSPAAEAASQAIAALRAEGFDVDYVEVRAPDLSPYLAGQPVAVALAAARLGGTRLIDNLEFRLDAAPSAG